The following coding sequences are from one Devosia yakushimensis window:
- a CDS encoding fibronectin type III domain-containing protein, producing MRSRAVRHGWPLLPTSRLLSQAIPGAIRYVAPGGQGSGDGSSWDDAAPLANINISIAQAGPAGVVALATHLGNYTQTSSITLNAAGIAGYPVVITGMDADGLLSPANIVGNRTPWSRPADESGRVDSSAFGGNALFIAGAGIGNLAFMNLRAERVGRIIDFSGVAAKGFLFEDIEGFNVRDGFYTNNLSAITDLTMRRVKGTGFSKKFVRFHGECRDWVIEDYSFDSAWQDKDNFAVGIECNNNARGLIVRRGSAGNAHSTLGTYFNGDGMSSERTNRDILVEDSIFFGCTDGGLDLKSEDTEIRRVTARDNKRNFRIWGGVKGGAGYTKPIRMVDCVSEDPHGRGGGSVHHLWLKGHDLVAQGGSVDVLGFTATGGDAGMAALEIEGQNGTMAFIDAPDIILPVGTVMHNSLEAGSVITGIPDEPMAPAQFTAPQWTLTPNNVSGQLVANILSRPGDGGSAITVLQYRLDGGAWVTMAGTGTGPRVLSGLTNDVEYAGQVRAGNAAGFGEPSDIKLATPVYVAPEIVRLAFDGSALNPGDTPVDTAVGAPAMVLRGTAAVVAGGIQFGGQNNYIEFPNREGFTFDGLFTIKIRVTKANWNRNGEDFIFTFWNTSGNQRAWMISTKPDNKLYARFCPNAGGSGNIVDTVANGSAPSPIPAGQRELMMDRDADGYIRMYVDGVMVGKTAAPVVGPNVNNGTNFARVSGSTTGNSDPGPSILHVLEIRKGEALCGSDAGYTP from the coding sequence ATGCGCTCGCGCGCCGTCCGCCATGGCTGGCCGCTGTTGCCAACCAGCAGGCTTTTGAGCCAGGCCATTCCCGGGGCAATTCGCTATGTCGCTCCCGGCGGGCAGGGCTCGGGCGATGGCTCGTCGTGGGACGATGCCGCGCCGCTGGCCAATATCAACATCTCCATCGCCCAGGCCGGCCCGGCCGGCGTCGTGGCGCTGGCAACCCATCTGGGCAACTATACCCAGACCTCGTCCATAACGCTGAACGCCGCCGGCATCGCTGGATACCCTGTGGTGATCACCGGCATGGATGCCGATGGTCTTTTGTCCCCCGCCAACATCGTGGGCAACCGAACGCCGTGGTCCCGTCCGGCAGACGAGAGCGGAAGGGTCGATTCTTCGGCGTTCGGGGGCAATGCCCTGTTCATTGCCGGGGCTGGGATTGGGAACCTTGCCTTCATGAACCTGCGCGCCGAACGGGTAGGGCGGATCATCGATTTCTCGGGCGTCGCGGCCAAGGGTTTCCTGTTCGAAGACATAGAGGGCTTCAATGTCCGCGACGGCTTCTACACCAATAATCTCAGCGCCATTACCGATCTGACCATGCGCCGGGTGAAGGGGACGGGCTTCTCCAAGAAGTTCGTACGCTTCCATGGCGAGTGCCGCGATTGGGTGATCGAGGACTACAGTTTCGATAGCGCGTGGCAGGACAAGGACAATTTCGCCGTCGGCATCGAGTGCAACAATAACGCCCGTGGTCTGATCGTCCGGCGCGGATCGGCCGGGAACGCCCATTCGACCTTGGGGACTTATTTCAACGGCGACGGCATGTCGTCGGAGCGCACCAACCGAGATATTCTGGTCGAGGACTCGATATTCTTCGGCTGCACGGATGGCGGCTTGGACCTCAAATCCGAGGACACCGAAATCCGGCGGGTGACGGCGCGCGACAACAAGCGCAACTTCCGCATCTGGGGCGGCGTCAAAGGCGGGGCAGGGTATACGAAGCCGATCCGCATGGTGGATTGCGTTTCCGAGGATCCGCACGGGCGCGGTGGCGGTTCGGTTCATCACCTCTGGCTCAAGGGCCACGATCTGGTCGCGCAAGGTGGCAGCGTTGATGTCTTGGGCTTCACCGCAACTGGTGGCGACGCCGGCATGGCAGCATTGGAGATTGAGGGTCAGAACGGCACCATGGCCTTCATCGATGCGCCAGATATCATCCTGCCGGTCGGTACCGTCATGCACAATTCGCTCGAGGCAGGGTCGGTCATCACGGGCATCCCGGACGAGCCCATGGCGCCTGCGCAGTTCACGGCGCCGCAATGGACGCTGACCCCGAACAATGTTTCGGGCCAGTTGGTGGCGAACATCCTTTCGCGGCCCGGCGATGGCGGGTCTGCCATCACTGTTCTGCAATATCGGCTCGACGGTGGGGCGTGGGTGACCATGGCGGGAACCGGGACCGGCCCGCGTGTGCTTTCCGGCCTGACCAATGACGTTGAATATGCTGGACAAGTTCGGGCCGGCAATGCCGCCGGGTTCGGCGAGCCGAGCGATATCAAGTTGGCCACGCCGGTCTATGTCGCGCCCGAGATCGTGCGGCTGGCTTTTGACGGTTCGGCGCTTAATCCTGGCGACACGCCGGTTGATACCGCTGTTGGCGCCCCAGCCATGGTGCTGCGCGGTACTGCCGCCGTGGTGGCGGGAGGCATCCAGTTTGGGGGGCAGAACAACTACATCGAATTCCCGAACCGCGAAGGCTTCACCTTCGATGGCCTATTCACCATCAAGATCCGGGTCACCAAAGCGAACTGGAATCGCAACGGTGAGGACTTCATCTTTACGTTCTGGAACACAAGCGGCAATCAGCGCGCATGGATGATTTCCACCAAGCCCGACAACAAGCTTTATGCCCGCTTCTGCCCAAATGCGGGCGGCTCGGGGAATATCGTCGATACTGTGGCCAACGGTTCGGCCCCTTCTCCAATCCCGGCCGGCCAGCGTGAGCTGATGATGGACCGGGACGCGGACGGTTATATCCGCATGTATGTCGATGGCGTCATGGTCGGCAAAACCGCCGCGCCAGTTGTTGGCCCGAATGTGAACAACGGCACCAACTTTGCTCGCGTCTCGGGCTCCACCACCGGCAATTCCGACCCCGGGCCGTCGATCCTGCACGTCCTCGAAATTCGCAAGGGCGAGGCCCTTTGCGGCTCGGATGCCGGCTATACGCCATAG
- a CDS encoding N4-gp56 family major capsid protein gives MAGPTTIPFGDPKAAKKWSGSLFIDITKKSYFDRKFTGESQNHVIQRLTDLESAAGDTITFDLSVQLRQKPTYGDNRLEGKEESLRFFTDQVSIDQMRHGVSAGGKMSRKRTVHNTRTIARDRLSDYWSKFIDEMNFIYLSGGRGINEDFTEAVTWAGHAQNAIQAPDAGHILYGGAAESKATLTANDKMTRAVIERAGVAAKMMRALDPTTANMQPVLINGESHYVLLMNEFQAYDLRTGDTAGWLDMQKAAATAEGRNNPIFKGGLGMLNDTVLHSHESAIRFNDYGAGGDVKAGRALFMGRQAGVVAYGSTGGLRFTWTEEEKDHGNENVVAAGVIIGVKKTRFNDKDFGIQSIDTASKNPNAT, from the coding sequence ATGGCCGGTCCCACGACCATTCCGTTCGGCGATCCGAAAGCGGCCAAAAAGTGGTCGGGTTCGCTCTTTATCGACATCACCAAGAAGTCGTACTTCGATCGCAAGTTCACCGGCGAAAGCCAGAACCATGTGATCCAGCGCCTGACCGACCTTGAGTCGGCAGCCGGTGACACCATCACCTTCGACCTCTCGGTGCAGCTGCGCCAGAAGCCCACCTATGGCGACAATCGCCTCGAGGGCAAGGAAGAAAGCCTGCGCTTCTTCACCGACCAGGTGAGCATCGACCAGATGCGCCACGGCGTCAGTGCCGGCGGCAAGATGAGCCGCAAGCGCACGGTGCACAATACCCGCACCATCGCTCGCGACCGTCTCTCCGACTATTGGTCGAAGTTCATCGACGAGATGAATTTCATCTACCTGTCGGGCGGGCGCGGCATCAACGAGGACTTCACCGAAGCGGTCACCTGGGCCGGGCACGCCCAGAATGCCATTCAGGCCCCCGATGCCGGGCACATCCTCTATGGCGGCGCGGCCGAGTCCAAGGCCACGCTCACGGCCAACGACAAGATGACCCGCGCTGTCATCGAGCGTGCCGGTGTCGCCGCGAAGATGATGCGCGCGCTGGATCCGACCACCGCCAACATGCAGCCGGTGCTGATCAACGGTGAATCGCACTACGTCCTGCTGATGAACGAGTTCCAGGCCTACGACCTGCGCACCGGCGATACCGCGGGCTGGCTCGACATGCAGAAGGCCGCCGCGACCGCCGAAGGCCGGAACAATCCGATCTTCAAGGGCGGTCTGGGCATGCTGAACGATACCGTTCTGCACAGCCATGAAAGCGCGATCCGCTTCAACGACTACGGCGCTGGCGGGGACGTCAAGGCCGGGCGTGCGCTGTTCATGGGCCGCCAGGCCGGTGTCGTGGCCTACGGTTCGACCGGCGGGCTGCGCTTCACCTGGACCGAAGAGGAAAAGGACCACGGCAACGAAAATGTCGTGGCTGCCGGCGTGATCATTGGCGTGAAGAAGACCCGCTTCAACGAC